One part of the Vidua macroura isolate BioBank_ID:100142 chromosome 14, ASM2450914v1, whole genome shotgun sequence genome encodes these proteins:
- the LPAR4 gene encoding lysophosphatidic acid receptor 4, whose translation MGNHSNNHTCLTDDSFKYNLYGAVYSVVFILGLITNCASLFVFLFRMKMRSETAIFMTNLAVSDLLFVFTLPFKIFYNFNRHWPFGDSLCKISGTAFLTNIYGSMLFLTCISVDRFLAIVYPFRSRTIRTRRNSAIVCAGVWILVLSGGISASLFSTTNVSNTSTTCFEGFSKRIWKTYLSKITIFIEVVGFIIPLLLNLTCSSLVLRTLRKPATLSQIGTNKEKVLKMIIVHVAIFVVCFVPYNSILFLYALVRSQAIANCSLERFARTMYPITLCIATLNCCFDPFIYYFTSESFQKSFNIKPQIKMDSLFKTEMPLTKTALPAPQDEISDQAITNGGDPTSESHF comes from the coding sequence ATGGGAAACCACAGCAACAACCATACCTGCCTGACAGATGATTCCTTCAAGTACAACCTGTACGGGGCCGTGTACAGCGTGGTCTTCATCCTTGGCTTGATCACAAACTGCGCCTCCCTCTTCGTTTTCCTCTTCCGGATGAAGATGCGGAGCGAGACGGCCATTTTCATGACCAACCTGGCGGTTTCAGACTTGCTCTTTGTGTTCACTTTGCCCTTTAAGATTTTTTACAACTTCAACAGGCACTGGCCCTTCGGGGACAGCCTGTGCAAGATCTCGGGCACGGCGTTCCTCACCAACATCTACGGGAGCATGTTGTTCCTCACCTGCATCAGCGTGGATCGCTTCCTGGCCATCGTGTATCCCTTCCGCTCCCGCACCATCCGCACCAGGAGGAATTCCGCCATCGTCTGCGCCGGCGTTTGGATCCTGGTCCTCAGCGGCGGAATTTCAGCCTCGTTGTTCTCCACGACCAACGTGTCCAACACCAGCACCACCTGTTTCGAAGGGTTCTCCAAAAGGATCTGGAAAACCTACCTGTCCAAGATCACCATATTTATTGAGGTGGTGGGATTCATCATCCCTCTGCTGCTCAACCTCACCTGCTCCTCGCTGGTTCTCCGGACTTTACGGAAGCCGGCCACCCTGTCCCAGATTGGGACGAACAAGGAGAAAGTGCTGAAGATGATCATTGTGCACGTGGCCATCTTTGTCGTGTGCTTTGTCCCCTACAACTCCATCCTGTTCCTGTACGCGCTCGTGCGCTCCCAGGCCATCGCCAACTGCTCCCTGGAGAGGTTTGCCAGGACCATGTATCCCATCACGTTGTGCATCGCCACCCTCAACTGCTGCTTTGACCCCTTCATCTACTACTTCACCTCTGAGTCCTTCCAGAAGTCCTTCAACATCAAACCCCAGATCAAAATGGATTCTCTTTTCAAGACAGAGATGCCGCTCACAAAGACGGCGCTGCCGGCGCCGCAGGATGAGATCAGTGACCAGGCCATCACCAACGGGGGAGATCCCACATCTGAATCCCATTTCTAG